The nucleotide sequence GCGGTAACCGCCGCTCCCTGCGGACACTGTCGTCAATTTATGACCGAGATTGCGCCCAGCCGGGACATTCAAGTGCTGATCGCGGGCCAAATGCCTGTACGGCTGGATGTCCTGTTGCCGATGGCTTTCACGCCGAATGATCTGGGCTTCAAAGAAGGTGCGCTTCCGGTAAGAGAAACAAATCTGGCGCGGCCTGAAGGGATCACCGACGACCTGATCCTCTCCGCATTGGACGCTGCAAGAAAATCGTATGCTCCTTACAGCAAGTCACATTCGGGAATAGCGATTGCGGCTCAGGCCGGGCGTATTTACAAAGGTGCATACATTGAGAACGCGGCTTTTAACCCGAGCCTGTCTCCACTGCAAACAGCCCTCGCGGCGCTGATCGTGGCCGGCGAAGATTACAAGTCGATTGCGAGGGTCGCACTGGTCGAGATGGAAGGCGCAGCGATCAGTCAGAAGAGCGTTACCGAATCGGTATTGAGCGCGGTCGCGCCCAATGCACGGCTCCAGGTCGTGACCACCCGAGGATCCAGCTAGCTTGTTTTGCGGGGAAAAACAAATCAGCCAGCCGCGATCGCTCGCAGCTGGCTGAAGAAGTTTCTACGCAGTGTTGCTTGCTACTTTCCAACACCCGATAGCGTAACAACCTGCGGGCTGCTCCCGGCATTGTCGAAAATCTTCAAAGTGCCGGTACGAGTCCCAACCTGCGTGGGCGTGAAGGTGACCGAGATATTGCACGATCCCCCCGCCAGCACGCCTTTCGTGCAGCCGTTTTTCTTGATCGCGAAGTCGCCGCTGATGGTGAGGTTGGTAACGACTACCTGTACCACGCCGATATTGGTCAGCACCGCTTTTTTCGCATTGCTGATCGTGCCAATCGCCCGCATTGGGAACGTCAGGGACGGAGTTGCGATTGCCGCCGATCCCATGCCGTCGCCATTCACTCCGATGCTCGTCGAGTAATAGCGGCCGTTCGGCAGGGGCTGCAGGGCAAAGCTCCCGAGCGGATCACCGGTCTTGAGGTTGGTGCGATAGACGTCGGCATTGCCCATCTGGTGTTGGCGATCGAACCATGTATTGATCGTCCAGAAGCTCAGGCCATCGGGATCAAGCGCGAAGCTGTCGGCATTGGCGGGAATCTGATAGGTCATTTTTTCTTTGTAGATGCAACCCACACAGGTCGGAATCCAATGCTGAATTGCGCCCTGAGTGTCGAGCATGATGCTGGCATCCGGTAAAACGCGGACCTGTCGAGCCATGGCATCGGGCACGATGTCCGCTCCTTGCGTCTGGGTGATGATGTCGAAACTCTTCACATCGCCATTGGTTGCGGCGTAGAACATGGTGCGCTGGTCCGGAGCCAGATCAATCGAGGTTGCTCCACCGGCCACTGCATAAGTAGATACTGGATGACCTGTGCGATCGAGCCGGACGATGTTGCCCTGCGCCAAATACAAGTTGCCCTGCAGGTCATGGGTAACTCCGGTCGGAGCGTTGAACGGTCCGGCGCTGGACAGCAGGGTCCCCGAGTTATCGAATTCAAGCACGTTCCATGACAGCGTTCCAAATCGTGCGCCGATCACATGCAGATGATCGCCGACGTCGAAGGCCATCGCCGTCAGGCAGGCGTTCTGGCTCGGGCCATGAAACGTGGTCAGGAAAGTCCCGGTAGCGTCGTAAATGCTGAGGGCATCCTGCTGGGTATTCAAGAGAGCGTTATCGCAGGTGCCGACGTACAGATTGCCTACCTGGGCCGTCTGAGCACTGACAAAAGTCGCGATCGCTAGAACCATTACCACGGCAAATGCCGTTTTCAATTCGAATTTCACAGAAACCTCCAAATGGGAAAACTTCAACCCGCGAGCCAAGGAGGAGAACATGCGACGGGCGCTCATTGAATCTGCCGCTTTAAGTGACAGTGTCGCTGTCCCCTGGTTACTAACACTTGCGGTAACCCGTTACCCTGTTTGCACTCGTACCCCTCAAGATATGCATGCCCGATACCAAGCGCTCTGGAGGCACGCAAACGGGCCCGTTGATCGTTCCAGGATGGGAAGTGCACCTCGATCAGCGACTTAGAGTCCGGTGGCCATCCAGGGGTTGGATCGCCTGTGCGGCTCGAGAATGGGTGCAGGTTTCGAGTGTGACTAAGTTTTCACATTGTTACGGGCAAGTTAACTTCTCTTCGCCGCGGAGAGCCGGTTCCGGCTAAATCAAGAAAAGCTGCCCGGTCTGGGAACTTTTTAGCGCCTTGCGACATTACAGGGTATGAAAGAGACTTCAGAAGTCGTCCCGGAAGGGAAATGGCGCCGACTATGATCAGCGACGAAGCTCTGATGCTGGAATTTCAGAGTGGATCACGCGAGGCATTTGAGCAGTTATTTACGCGCTATCGCGGGCCGCTCTACGGATATTTCCGGCGGCGGCTTAACGGTGACCAGCGCGCGGAGGACCTCACGCAGGAGACTTTCCTCGCCGTGATCAAGGGAATCGTCCGCTACCAACCGCGCGCTTTGGTCCGCACCTACCTGTATGGCATTGCCATCAACTTGCTGGCCGCCGAGCGGCGGAGCCGGCTGAGAGATTCGCCCGCCGGTAAGCAAGCGGCGGAGCCGACCACACAAGATGCTCCAGACGCTGCCATGTGGGTACGCCAGGCCCTCGAACAACTCGACGAATCCGAGCGCGAGATCCTGATGCTCCGCGAGTACGAACAACTCAGCTATGCCGAAATTGCCGGTTTACTCGAAACGCCGGTCAATACCGTCCGGTCTCGACTGTTCCGTGCGCGGATGGCCATCAAGGACCATCTGGAGCCAAAGGCCAGACTTAACGAGACAGAGAACACGAGTGACACGCCACATCGAGTGAACATGACGCAGGCGGAAGGCGAGGTCCTATGAACAAGGTTATTCATCCCATGGAACCCGAAGAACTGATGGCCTACTTGGACGGGGAACTTCCCAGTGACCGAACGGAAATTGCTGCGTTACACCTGCGCGAGTGTCCGGAGTGCCGCGAAGTTGTTGCCGGACTGCGGCGTGTGTCGCAAGGGTTGGTGGTCTGGGAGGCCGGATCGACGGATGTTCGCGTTCCGGCCGCGCTCGCCTCTGCGTTGGATGA is from Acidobacteriota bacterium and encodes:
- the cdd gene encoding cytidine deaminase — encoded protein: MTQLSPLQSRDRRNLLATIPKLGLGLLAMQWVPMFAAEFTDDALATLLPSLQSQSREQLAHMLKAPGFSGHFPAQDVVTLADREHKSVDALMLDLLPLARTYARPPISHYLVGAVARGVSGNLYLGANIEILGHSLGFSVHGEQFALSNAYMHAEKGIAAIAVTAAPCGHCRQFMTEIAPSRDIQVLIAGQMPVRLDVLLPMAFTPNDLGFKEGALPVRETNLARPEGITDDLILSALDAARKSYAPYSKSHSGIAIAAQAGRIYKGAYIENAAFNPSLSPLQTALAALIVAGEDYKSIARVALVEMEGAAISQKSVTESVLSAVAPNARLQVVTTRGSS
- a CDS encoding sigma-70 family RNA polymerase sigma factor, with amino-acid sequence MAPTMISDEALMLEFQSGSREAFEQLFTRYRGPLYGYFRRRLNGDQRAEDLTQETFLAVIKGIVRYQPRALVRTYLYGIAINLLAAERRSRLRDSPAGKQAAEPTTQDAPDAAMWVRQALEQLDESEREILMLREYEQLSYAEIAGLLETPVNTVRSRLFRARMAIKDHLEPKARLNETENTSDTPHRVNMTQAEGEVL